The Oryza brachyantha chromosome 6, ObraRS2, whole genome shotgun sequence region TGCTTAAGAGATCCGTCGCGCACTACTCCGGCTgcgccggcgtcgacgccgtccACGTCGTCTGGAGCGAGCCGCAGGAGCCAACCGAGGAGCTGCTCGGGAGCATCCTCAACTGCAGCCGCCGCGGGCAAGGAGGAGGCGCCGCGGAGGTGCGGTTCGTGATCAACAACGAGGACAGCCTCAACAACAGGTTCAGGCCCATCGAGGGGCTCACCGCGGACGCCGTCTTctccgtcgacgacgacctcaTCGTCCCGTGCTCCACGCTGTGGTTCGCCTTCGGCGTGTGGCAGGGCGCGCCCTCAGCAATGGTGGGCTTCGTGCCCCGGATGCATTGGCTTGCTGACCCGGTATGCATACATGCGCTGCACACTAACGACCATTTGCTGAATTTTGTATGCATTATGAGTAATCTCTGAATCTTTGGTGCATCATGAGTAATATCTGAATCTCTGAAATTTTGGTGCATCATGAGTAATCTGTACACTAGTTGAGTTTGAATACACATTAAATGGCTACTTGCCTACTTCTTGGCGTAACTGCTGAACTTTTACAATGATATACTATTGAGGAAATTAGTTATGCCAATTGGAGTGTGTTGGTGCATCACGAGTTATATCTGAATCTCTGAAATTTTGGTGCATCATGAGTAATTTGTACACTAGTTGAGTTTGAATACACATTAAATGACTACTTCTTGGCGTAACAGCTGAACTTTTACAATGGTACACTATTGAGGAAGTTAGTTATGCCAATTAGAGTGTGCTTCTGCAGGGGAGTAATACAAAGGAATACAGATATGGGAGCTGGTGGTCAGTTTGGTGGACAGGGACCTACAGCATGGTTCTTTCCAAAGCAAGTTTTTTCCACAGGCAGTATTTGGATCTGTATACCAATCACATGCTTCCATCTATTCGTAATTATGTGAATGAAAACAGGTGCAACTCCTATCTTACTACAGCAACATCTCATAAATTTTCTTCAGCTGTTGGCATTAACATACTATCTGATGGCCTTGTGTGTAGTATACTATTATGATACAGTTTTTAACTAATGATTGATAGGAACTGTGAGGATATTGCAATGTCCTTTCTAGTGGCGAATGCAACTGGAGCTCCACCAGTATGGGTTCAAGGTCAGTAATCATCCTTCTGCACAATGAAATTAGTTCACATCCTGCTACAATACAATACTTGCACTTGTTCCCAGTATTGAGAATTTCCTTTTGGAGGATGAGTAGCAACAAATCAATGTTAGCTTGTCTGAAACTTTGTTAACCTTTTGTGTGCTTGCcaattaatttttatgctaCTTGAATCAGCAAAAACTATGTGGAAACAATGTATTGCTATGTGAATAGTCTGGTTGCTATTGTTCTCAGGAGGCCATATATACTGAAGTTCACTTTCTTGATGTTACTGCAGGAAGGATATTCGAGATTGGATCAAGCGGCATTAGTAGTTTGAAAGGCCATGATTTGCAGAGATCTAAATGTCTCAAAACATTTTCTGCCATGTATGGGCACATGCCTCTAGTAGCCACCACTCTCAAAGCTGTTGATAGCCGCACAAGCTGGTTCTGGTGATATGCAGTTTTGTCATGTCATACGGTTCTCTTTGGGCTTCCCTTAGGTTCTGCCAATTTGCCTAGCCAATATTACCAGGCTAGTGTAACTATGCGCATATTCATCAACACCTAATAGCGATGAATAACGATTATATTGTAGAAACTGATTTTTTGGAAGAGATATCGCACACCTGAAAGGCTGAAACTGAGTCTTGCTTGATGCTAAGAGATATCGGGGTTTATGAGTGTGACACTTACACTTAGGCAAGTTGTCTCAAAACCCTGAGCAAAGTTGAACTCTTTgcagggtcatcttttggcatAAGAAAAgccaaatcatatatttgtaaacaaaaaatattttttaataaaaaatctatatatgtattcttagcgatctaaaagcaaacactataaaataaactatgatgtaAAACCTCcataattaacttaaaattcaaggttaaaattttaaatttcagtttataagtataggcataaatgaaaagatgaggatcttgacctttttttaataagattaatagtcaaacttatatttaaatatcaatAATGTCGTTTATTAAAAACCAGAGTGAGTAACACtataatgaaattaatattttcagCTCAATAATTTAGCTAAGTACATGCTCTGCGAAAATCCTTTAGAAATGAAAGTGAGTGTACAGTGAGTGCATAACACGATAACATGGGTATGTACATGTGTCTAGAGTTTCAAATTTCTGAAGGAAATTACAGAAGCCCCTGAAAATTCTCGTTTTCTTTCTGCTTGAAATTcctcaaattttgtttctccAGGATAATTACTTCAtcgacatttaaataaaaacccACAAAAGCAAATTAAAGTTACTCCAAAATTACCAattgaatttaatttcatcaaaatttgttttccGGAATTTTAAATTCGTCCTAATTTCCAAATTTCTAttccccatatatatttttgtgtgttttta contains the following coding sequences:
- the LOC102709380 gene encoding glycosylinositol phosphorylceramide mannosyl transferase 1 yields the protein MMPKLLLQQLQAAADRRYGSGRRYPLPLRHPSLVHGRFTAFFIACLLAVAAVTTTFAFALALTLHRPDQAAAAYAASPRGGGGGYAVVINTWKRYDLLKRSVAHYSGCAGVDAVHVVWSEPQEPTEELLGSILNCSRRGQGGGAAEVRFVINNEDSLNNRFRPIEGLTADAVFSVDDDLIVPCSTLWFAFGVWQGAPSAMVGFVPRMHWLADPGSNTKEYRYGSWWSVWWTGTYSMVLSKASFFHRQYLDLYTNHMLPSIRNYVNENRNCEDIAMSFLVANATGAPPVWVQGRIFEIGSSGISSLKGHDLQRSKCLKTFSAMYGHMPLVATTLKAVDSRTSWFW